The DNA sequence GCCTGGAGCTCACCCGGCGCGGCTTCAGGGTTACCGGGCTCGACCTGTCGGAAGAACTGCTGGAACGGGCGCGGCACCGTACGGCGGACGAGGGGCTGGACATCACGTTCATCCAGGGCGACATGCGCGACCCGCCCGCGGTCCGCGCATACGATCTCGTGGTGAACTTTTTCACCAGTTTCGGCTATTTCCGAGAGGACAGCGAGAATGCCCGGGTCCTCGAAGCCATATCGCGGGCGCTGCGTCCCGGCGGACGTTTCCTCATGGACTACCTGAACCGCGCATACGTGATCTCCACGCTCGTTCCGTCGGACCGTCGCACCGTGGAAGGCATGGAAGTCGAGCAGCGGCGCTGGATCACCGGAGACCCGTCAACGGCGGGCGGGCACGTGCGCATCAACAAACAGGTGCGGATCAGGGAAGACGGGGCGGAGAGAAGCTACGACGAGTCCGTCCGGATGTATACCCTGGATGAGCTCGAAGCCATGATGGACCGCGCCGGACTGATGGTCACGCATACCTACGGTGATTTCGACGGCCGACCGGTCACCGGCGACGCCCCCCGAAACATTCTGGTGGGCCGATCGAAATCGCCCACGGATGCCGCATCCCGCGACGAGAAACCGGCTTAGCCATGTCCGTGATCACGCTGCTTACCGACTTCGGCCTCAGCGACGCCTTTGTGGGCACCATGAAGGGGGTCATCCTGGGGGTCTGCCCGGAGGCCCGGATCGTGGACCTGTCCCACGGGATCGCGCCCCAGAGGATCCAAGAAGGCGCCTTCGTCCTGCGCACCGCCTATTCGTACTTCCCGAACGGCACGGTGCACCTGGCGGTGGTCGACCCGGGTGTAGGCGGCGCGCGGCGGGCCCTGGTCGTGGAAACGCCCAAGTACCGGTTCGTGGGACCGGACAACGGCCTTTTCGCCCACGTGTACGCGAAGGAGACGGATCTCCGGGTCGTTTCAGTGACCGAGCCCCGTTTCATGCTGCCGGAAATCAGCAACACGTTCCACGGACGGGACGTCTTCGCGCCCGTGGCCGCCCATCTCGCCCTCGGCGCGCCCGTTTCGGACTTCGGACCCGAGATCGACGATTACGTTACCGGAACGGTCACCGAACCCGCGGTGCACGAAGGCGGGATCACCGGTCGCGTATTGCATATCGACCGGTATGGCAATATAATAACGGATATCGGCGATTCCCTCTTCCTGGAAAAGACCCGGGGGAAGCGATTCCGGATCCGGCTGGCCGACCTGGCGCTGGACCGCGTCAGCATATCCTACGACGAAGCCGCCTCCGGCGCGTCCCTGGCGATCCTGGACAGCGCGGGACTGCTCGAGATCGCCGTCAACGGCGGCAGCGCGGCCGAGACACTGGGCGCGTCGACCGGAGACCGCGTGGACGTGGAAGTGGAGTAGGCAGTCAACTACGCTCGAAGACAGGCATCACCCGCAAGCCTAAACTGAAGACCGGAGACCGAACATGTCCGACCTGTATCAGCCCAATGAGACCTTTCGCAACAAGGCACACCTGAAGAGCCTGGAAGAATACCGGCGGGAATACGAGCGTTCCGTCGCCGACCCGGAGGCCTTCTGGGCCGAGAAGGCGGAATCGTTCCACTGGTTCAGGAAGTGGGACCGGATCCGATCCTATAACTACGATATGCGGAAGGGTCCCGTGTCCATCAAGTGGTTTGAAGGCGGCAAGACGAACATCGTGCATAACTGCATCGACCGCCATCTCGAGACGCGCGGCGACCAGAAGGCCATCATCTGGGAAGGCAACGAGCCGGGCGAGGACGCGCACCTCACCTACCGGGAACTGCACGAGCAGGTCTGCAAGTTCGCCAACGTGCTCAAGTCGCGGGGCGTCGGGAAGGGCGACAGGGTATCGATCTACCTCCCCATGATCCCCGAACTGGCCGTCGCCATGCTGGCCTGTGCCCGGATCGGCGCGGTCCATTCCATCGTGTTCGGCGGGTTCTCGGCCGATTCGCTGTCGGACCGCATCGTGGATTCGACCTGCAAGACGGTCATCACCGCCAACGGGACCCATCGCGGCGACAAGCCGGTCTTCATGAAGCCGGTGGCGGACGAAGCCATGGCTTCGGCGGAAAAGGAGATGGGCGAGCCGGTCACTACCTGCATCGTGGTCGACCGGGTCAAGGACGATCCGGACTTTCAGTTTCCCATGCAGGAAGTACGGGACTTCTGGTGGCATGACCTGATGGCCGGGGCCGACGCCGACTGTCCGTGCGAGGAGATGGACGCCGAGGATCCCCTGTTCATTCTCTACACCTCCGGGTCCACGGGCAAGCCGAAGGGCGTGCAGCATACCGTGGGTGGATACATGGTCTATACCGGCGTCACCCACCGCTACGTCTTCGATTACCACGAGGGCGACATCTACTTCTGCGGCGCGGACATCGGTTGGGTCACGGGACATTCCTATATCATCTACGGCCCCCTGGGCAACGGCGCCACGACGATCATGTTCGAGGGCATTCCGACCTACCCGGCGCCCGACCGGTGCTGGGAGATCATCGAGAAGTACGGCGTCAACCAGTTCTACACGGCGCCGACCGCCATCCGGGCGCTGGCACGGGAAGGCGAAGACTGGCCGGCACGCCATCCTATGCCCACACTCCAGCTCCTGGGCACGGTGGGAGAACCGATCAATCCCGAGGCCTGGCGGTGGTACCACGTGAACGTGGGCAAGGAGCGGTGCCCGATCGTAGACACGTGGTGGCAGACCGAGACCGGCGGGATCATGATCACCCCGCTTCCAGGCGCCATCCCTACCAAGCCGGGTTCCGCCACCCTGCCCTTCTTCGGCGTGAAGCCCGTGCTGCTGGACGGCGAGAGCGGAAGAGAACTCGAAGGCAACGGCATCATGGGCGTGCTGGCCATCCGGGAGCCCTGGCCCGGGCAGATGCGCACCGTTTACGGAGACCACCAGCGGTTCGAGGAAACCTACTTTCAGCAGTACAAGGGGTATTACTTTACCGGGGACGGCTGCCGAAGGGACGAGGACGGATACTACTGGATCACGGGCCGGGTGGACGACGTCATCAACGTCTCCGGCCACCGGATGGGCACGGCCGAGGTGGAAAGCGCCCTGGTGGCCCACGGCTCGGTGGCCGAAGCGGCCGTGGTTGGGTTCCCCCACGAGATCAAGGGGCAGGGGATATACGCCTACGTGACGCTGAACGTGGGTGAGGAATACACGGAAGACTTGCGCGGCGACCTGAAGAAGCAGGTGCGCTCGATCATCGGTCCCATCGCCACGCCCGACGTGATCCACTGGGCGCCGGCCCTGCCCAAGACGCGTTCCGGCAAGATCATGCGCCGCATCCTGCGGAAGATCGCCACCAACGAGCTGGACCAGATCGGCGATACGACCACGCTGGCGGACCCGGCCGTGGTGGACCAGTTGATCGAAAACAGGTAGGTCAGGATATCCAGACGTATCAATCCCGGACGCTAGAATTGATACCTGATCGCTACGTTGATCCCGAATAGTTCGGTATCATCCGTGGATTGCTGGTATTCCACCGGTGCGCTGCCGTCAACGCGCAGGTTGGACTCGTGGCTACGCAGACGCTCATAGGAATCGCTGTCGTGGAATGAGCTGAAGTTGGTCCAGCGTCCCCTGACATCCAGTGAAACCGCATCGGTCAGCGCGCGATTCACCCCCAACAGAACCTGGAATCCCAACAGCGTATCATTCAACTCGGTCTGTGCGCTTGTAGTCGTTCCCGCCAGTCTGGATTGAATCGCTTCGGTGTCGTCTTCGCTGAACTTGCCTTCGACCGACGTGATATGGGCAGGATTGAGATTCCGCGCCCAAAGCGCGCCAAAGTCCATGTCTGCGAACCCACCACCGATCCCGAGGCCTATGTATGGGGTGAAGCGACTGCGATTCGGAAAGTCGAAGTAGAAGTTGCCAAACAGATTGTGCGAGGTGATGCTGCCGACCCGGAGTTCAGCCCGTTGAAGCTCAGCGGCAAGTTTGTCCGCAATTGAGCCGCCTCCGCCGAGCACCGGGTCAGTCTGATCGTATTCCGAATCCCGATAGAAGTACTCGACTTCAAGACGGAGTCGGTTTCGCAGGCGATAGCCTACGACAGCGTTCGCCAGTATCCCGGCGGCACCGTCAAAGCGGTTGTTCCAGCTATCCCCCCGGTTTCCGAGGTTGCAGAAGTCGTACTGTGTGGCGTTTGGATTGATGAACTCGTCGCATCCGCTGCCCATGCTGTGATCGTTGTCCTTTCCAGCCAGATTTACCGCCGGGGCGAAATTTGCGCCCAGACCGCTGCCGAGATAGAAGCCCGGCGCCTCCTGAGCCCAGCTCGGCGTAGTGGTGCAGGCTGCCAGAATGACAAGGGCAGCGACAAAGAGGCGATATACGGGACAGTCGCTTTTCCAGACAGTATTCGTCTGCGAAGAGAGGTCCTGATCGCTGTTGCTTGTCCGGGCGTAGCCGTTCTGGCGTCTTGGGAGAAGAGTGTGCGCCGTCATCTTCCGGGTTGTCATAGATGGTCGCAGGTTACACGCTCCCGCAAGAAACCTGCACAACAGGACTGTTTCGAGCAGGATTGGGCTTTGAGCGTGCCGGTGTACCTTATGAACGGGAACTACTTAACAAATTTAAGCTCTCCACCCAGGAGGTTTCAAGGAAAAAGAGTCGGTGTATCTTATCCTTACCATTTATATATGTAATCTCACCGCTGCCGTTTCGGCTTTGCACTCCGGGACACCCGCCGCTCAGCTCCGGCCGCCGCAGGCCGTGACGGTCTGGCCGGTCACGAAGCTTGAGTCTTCCGAAAGCAGGAACCGGATCACCGAGGCCATTTCCCCGGGCTGGGCTATTCGGCCCATGGGCGTGGAAGCAATGAGCCGGTCGATCATGCCCGGGTTGCCCGATCCGGCCAGGTCGGTATCGGTCAGCCCCGGCGCCACGCAGTTCACGCGGACGTTATGGGGCGCGAAGGCCTCTGCGCAGTGCCGCGTGAGGGAGATGACCGCCGCCTTGGTCGTGGCGTAGTGGATCATGTCCTTCTTCAGGATGATGCCGGCGAGCGATGCCACGTTGACGATGCGGCCGAATCCGCGTTCGATCATTTCGTCCTTCACCGCCCAGGTCGCGAGGAACACCCCGTCCACGTTCACCTCGAACATGCGTTTCCAGTCCGCGAAGGCGAGTTCCGAATGGGGCTGGTTCTTCGCGATCCCCGCGTTATTGACCAGCAGGTCTACGGGTCCCAGGCGCGCCCGTACTTCCGCGGCCATCCGGTTCACGTCGGCCTCCGATGATACGTCGGCCTGTACGATCATGCCTTCCGTGCCGGCCTCCTCTACCATGGCGAGGGACGCTCTTGCCGCTTCCTCGTTGCGCGCGTAGTTGATCGCCACCCGGGCGCCCTGTTCCGCCAGCATGCGGCACGTGGACCTTCCGATCCCCCGGGAACCGCCGGTCACCAGGGCGGTGCGTCCCGAGAATTCCGCGGACCGATTGACCCGTTCGGACCGTCCTGATAGCCCGGATTGATCGGACCCTGCGGACTCTGTCGATGAATCAGCCATCAGCCGTACGCTCCTTTGCTGTGGCGTCCCAGCATGCGCTGCAGGCGGGGCGACGCCTCGGCCCAAACGTGATCGGGCATGCGGTAGTCGATGAAGGGGTAGTATTTCTGAGCGATGAACCGCTTGCTGTACGTGACGCCGGCCATCAGCCTGGTGCGGTCCGACGCGTTCGGCGCTCCGCGGTGCCAGATCTGGTTGTTGAACATGTAGGCGTCGCCCTTCCGGACGAGGAAGGAGTGAGGTCCCTGTCCGTCGAATGTGGGCCGGTCCTGCTCATGGGGCAGGTGCGGCTGGCGTCCCGCTAAATGGCTGCCGGGAACGACCTGCGTGGGACCGTAACGCACCTCCTCCACATCGGTCAGCGGCGTGAAAATCTGCAGGACGAAACAGGGCGGAGGCACGGCGGAGTCGTGGCGCGGTACGCCGTCCGGCAGGGGGAAATGGACCAGGTCGTCCAGGTGCCATCCTCCGGGACCGTCCTCGACCGCCTTTGGATTGGGCGGCGTGTAAAGCGCGTTCTGTGACATGCAGTGGCAGTCGTCGCCGAGAATGGCCTCTGCCAGGCTCGCGAACGGTTCTCGCACGATGAGGTCGCGGAAAGCATAGGAATACTCGAACATGCGCATCAGGCTGGTACCGCGGATCTGGTCCCGCGCCGGTTCGTGCATGCGGGGATCGTCCCACTTACGCTGCATGTCCGCCCGCAGGGTCTCCACCTCTTCGTCTTCCATCAACCGGCCGAAGGCGTAGTAGCCGTCCCGCTGTAAGCAACTGCGGATTTGATCGGTCTCTTCGTCGGTGAACCGTTCGCCGGTCTGGATGGCGCTCAGTGCCATGGCTACTCCTGGTTTTTGTTACGGGGAGCAAGAATCGCGGACGATTTTCGGGCGCGCGACGGTAACACTTCGGACGTACGGTCCGGTTCCCGACCTACAGTCTGACCTTGGCCAGGTAGATGTTCGCCGGATAGAGAAAGTGCTTCTCGCCCGTTTCCACCTCGTGCTGCGAGTAGTAGCTCAGCAGCAGGGCGCCGTCTTCATGCTGCACCGCGCCGACGTAGGACGTATCGCCGCCCGAGGGCAGGTCCAGCATGTGGACGACGCCGTCCTCTTCCACCCGCCAGATGCTTGTGCGCCGTTCGACGATCCGCCCGGGGTCATCGGCATCGCCCGCCTCGC is a window from the Gemmatimonadota bacterium genome containing:
- a CDS encoding phytanoyl-CoA dioxygenase family protein, which codes for MALSAIQTGERFTDEETDQIRSCLQRDGYYAFGRLMEDEEVETLRADMQRKWDDPRMHEPARDQIRGTSLMRMFEYSYAFRDLIVREPFASLAEAILGDDCHCMSQNALYTPPNPKAVEDGPGGWHLDDLVHFPLPDGVPRHDSAVPPPCFVLQIFTPLTDVEEVRYGPTQVVPGSHLAGRQPHLPHEQDRPTFDGQGPHSFLVRKGDAYMFNNQIWHRGAPNASDRTRLMAGVTYSKRFIAQKYYPFIDYRMPDHVWAEASPRLQRMLGRHSKGAYG
- a CDS encoding outer membrane beta-barrel protein; the protein is MTTRKMTAHTLLPRRQNGYARTSNSDQDLSSQTNTVWKSDCPVYRLFVAALVILAACTTTPSWAQEAPGFYLGSGLGANFAPAVNLAGKDNDHSMGSGCDEFINPNATQYDFCNLGNRGDSWNNRFDGAAGILANAVVGYRLRNRLRLEVEYFYRDSEYDQTDPVLGGGGSIADKLAAELQRAELRVGSITSHNLFGNFYFDFPNRSRFTPYIGLGIGGGFADMDFGALWARNLNPAHITSVEGKFSEDDTEAIQSRLAGTTTSAQTELNDTLLGFQVLLGVNRALTDAVSLDVRGRWTNFSSFHDSDSYERLRSHESNLRVDGSAPVEYQQSTDDTELFGINVAIRYQF
- a CDS encoding class I SAM-dependent methyltransferase, which gives rise to MATHHSPASDWYKTAFRYDYLRVYPHRNDEEARRQVDFLVDKLDVPHTCEVLDLGCGDGRHSLELTRRGFRVTGLDLSEELLERARHRTADEGLDITFIQGDMRDPPAVRAYDLVVNFFTSFGYFREDSENARVLEAISRALRPGGRFLMDYLNRAYVISTLVPSDRRTVEGMEVEQRRWITGDPSTAGGHVRINKQVRIREDGAERSYDESVRMYTLDELEAMMDRAGLMVTHTYGDFDGRPVTGDAPRNILVGRSKSPTDAASRDEKPA
- a CDS encoding SAM-dependent chlorinase/fluorinase: MSVITLLTDFGLSDAFVGTMKGVILGVCPEARIVDLSHGIAPQRIQEGAFVLRTAYSYFPNGTVHLAVVDPGVGGARRALVVETPKYRFVGPDNGLFAHVYAKETDLRVVSVTEPRFMLPEISNTFHGRDVFAPVAAHLALGAPVSDFGPEIDDYVTGTVTEPAVHEGGITGRVLHIDRYGNIITDIGDSLFLEKTRGKRFRIRLADLALDRVSISYDEAASGASLAILDSAGLLEIAVNGGSAAETLGASTGDRVDVEVE
- the acs gene encoding acetate--CoA ligase, with protein sequence MSDLYQPNETFRNKAHLKSLEEYRREYERSVADPEAFWAEKAESFHWFRKWDRIRSYNYDMRKGPVSIKWFEGGKTNIVHNCIDRHLETRGDQKAIIWEGNEPGEDAHLTYRELHEQVCKFANVLKSRGVGKGDRVSIYLPMIPELAVAMLACARIGAVHSIVFGGFSADSLSDRIVDSTCKTVITANGTHRGDKPVFMKPVADEAMASAEKEMGEPVTTCIVVDRVKDDPDFQFPMQEVRDFWWHDLMAGADADCPCEEMDAEDPLFILYTSGSTGKPKGVQHTVGGYMVYTGVTHRYVFDYHEGDIYFCGADIGWVTGHSYIIYGPLGNGATTIMFEGIPTYPAPDRCWEIIEKYGVNQFYTAPTAIRALAREGEDWPARHPMPTLQLLGTVGEPINPEAWRWYHVNVGKERCPIVDTWWQTETGGIMITPLPGAIPTKPGSATLPFFGVKPVLLDGESGRELEGNGIMGVLAIREPWPGQMRTVYGDHQRFEETYFQQYKGYYFTGDGCRRDEDGYYWITGRVDDVINVSGHRMGTAEVESALVAHGSVAEAAVVGFPHEIKGQGIYAYVTLNVGEEYTEDLRGDLKKQVRSIIGPIATPDVIHWAPALPKTRSGKIMRRILRKIATNELDQIGDTTTLADPAVVDQLIENR
- a CDS encoding glucose 1-dehydrogenase: MADSSTESAGSDQSGLSGRSERVNRSAEFSGRTALVTGGSRGIGRSTCRMLAEQGARVAINYARNEEAARASLAMVEEAGTEGMIVQADVSSEADVNRMAAEVRARLGPVDLLVNNAGIAKNQPHSELAFADWKRMFEVNVDGVFLATWAVKDEMIERGFGRIVNVASLAGIILKKDMIHYATTKAAVISLTRHCAEAFAPHNVRVNCVAPGLTDTDLAGSGNPGMIDRLIASTPMGRIAQPGEMASVIRFLLSEDSSFVTGQTVTACGGRS